One genomic window of Myxocyprinus asiaticus isolate MX2 ecotype Aquarium Trade chromosome 5, UBuf_Myxa_2, whole genome shotgun sequence includes the following:
- the LOC127441466 gene encoding xin actin-binding repeat-containing protein 1-like isoform X1 translates to MAEVAKEKKVTDAASGDDDLPPPPPPLPRPQVLESIQQDLSQNFLPVPPPKETFTEFYQQQQKSELKRLLKHIHPALKMNLDDVVDDELIEAINPQAVETAYQGEVQSMRWIFENWTLDNIGSLHETKKLLDEENLQGGDVRGKSSLFEHSVFDGQHTTVGERPGLVKGDVRTATWLFETQSLDSISRSKMEDEEFVEVLLKEPIQKGDVRGAHLLFESKPLDALGRCCSVEDQHFLTLKSELQEHKGDVKKTVKLFQADPCCALRDSSGNIHEIKSICREEIQSSNFKTARWLFETQPLDLINKGTTGVQIIRGISLEEAQKSGFDKKRWMFETQPLDAIQEGAVEEQKFQGTVEDFSGEAGVCNKLKLFENQPLLSLKGESTGESSEKETIVGGNVGSTLWLFETQPMDTLKDSYEVGHLKKFVVSSNEKGEVRDKKQQFEKFSSCKMTLDRKIKVEDVEKGDVNTFKNLFETIPLSHISPSENAQTQVNDITAGDVKGNCSLFETIPLYAIKDCAGNFHEVTTVSREECIKGNVQNYKWMFETKPLDQFEEGNEKLEIIKGITRQEDMMGDVRTAKWMFETQSLDCIHLKFNQSEVDSTVPQEELQKGNVKTCKWLFETQPMDILYDKSERNQDVQVVPKANVKSHTWLFETQPLDNIKDKEEFSLKLCSTVQEDVKNDMNVKTVKHLFETETLDKITKRTDSVQNIRYVSQVDVQSGDVSRVKEIFESKSLDEIGSECIKESNTEEQNKEIQTESVHKFTWLFENQPISDINEKEAGITHRVSDVEGGDVGSKKFIFETFSLDKIQDNDQLLEHQSMSVEKPMSGSVNVKSSTMLFESKPLYALRDKDGQFHEVTTVKKEEMVRGDVRGARWMFETKPLDTIQADKDIYVIRAVTQEDVLKGDVKSARWKFETQPLDSFTPREGSSVRVVDEIGHGQNVQQSKQHFETEQVAQKNYVRMVSVTDIQQGDVRTSTWLFENQRFDTLKGEPHEQNTLQTVHREDNTKGDVKRCTWLFESQALDKIKNNESTEEFVSLKEEIPKADVKSTTWLFETTPLDKITVESVTDILYRLSHKSFIHSNGIIIQAYDYKYVNMAKYQFVNNEDPKVQKEEVVEGNIRNIMLQLLFRPNLKPKVVLLKEDEQGKVHSTVIEIPFQQPGSAENPDAECKTQEAAKIIENLLVQQKTIKTGLVIQESEGGQTEMTVYSLLSQRNMTTESYDVTRGDIKSTIGSLLASVHSQQTKPLCRLEENERGNVDLYRNCIEKGDLCYLKSLQEEEPTCSWREQIEIVQGDVNEAKRHLNQQREEAERTILDVVPGDVKSVKKVFTKVCTDLSVGNCIPKEEIVRGDVLSVKQQLDEALKQPFMVQKEEIVFGDIKATLESLERAKQQSLHVEREVIIPGTIYDLNVEAQEMCLDENEGKLMKKEIISGDVKAAKRSLERAKNQRIEREPITPGKLYNLNGNLNEFSQDQNTSTVQRSTTSSMSNQRITTTFRKVSETEKDQGSTERACHQNEEGRREDAIGVSTENGSTMLENNPQFSELEPEIVRGDVKASIQSLQSAATEQRSLDREEIVRGNMQETLQSLERSSINISKGDYKAAMLYRKSGQSNIQSKVKNDSGTQECKSFVIPLPIADAELSSSVSVTGSEHLTVLTLNSEPMISYNLEKSNQLSCTFANQGEHPPPIPPKSSHQVKDQKPVIPPKPLHITTNSGSPYICPSSPEPVINHQQTPAIPSKLTPSKKTFLHKNETWNFESSETSNKIKDKSCNSYEPVERTKDPMDLQKMQYTQQWLQNSHMEHMNTPSVSKIENVDGSSFACDGAGIEKNVIQKINAAEEIRMCMQSYSKDNEEVNIGFKVALQNFGERKTASVGNTSSFPKKIKVVTNEITPKQDKGFRENTNGVDLHLHIKDNRGETPATPEKPPSEYNQTCKELNNPEKKVVLREKKGRRETEDERRQRLSVHKEEIMRGNVKAAMEIFENLMRREELKIILSKVQEIEGETCEVDVNSLKTLFENVPAWIASPTKNRKHRYDPRKTRASKEKEELRDDVESVSSVEAAFEDLEKASMDIINLKEQTLAKLLDIEEAIKKALYSVSNLKSEADIAGLSGLFSESLNDDNVSPSTNKIRKISIVSSKANPVQSKLVKNTDNKNEKPELPKEVHQLQMGKLPSSPSFISIHSAARKPAESPTPKTPHYSVEKSYTSHICSPQSPRRKVSILEVQTVPDVASGIIGTKTVSEKYEETDCFGNKYFSSKRSTFVTRQSETELSSSYDVVTNPGRYEVMTSPILQRSGHTYSSNSLCKSKDSKVFVTFSHPNTEKH, encoded by the coding sequence ATGGCAGAAGTAGCCAAAGAGAAAAAAGTGACAGATGCAGCCAGTGGAGATGATGATTtacctccccctccaccacctctACCAAGACCTCAAGTTCTGGAGTCAATTCAACAGGATCTAAGCCAGAACTTCCTCCCCGTACCACCTCCAAAAGAAACCTTCACAGAGTTCtaccagcaacaacaaaaaagtgaaCTGAAACGTCTTCTTAAACAcattcatccagcactgaaaatgaATCTTGATGATGTTGTAGATGATGAACTGATAGAAGCAATAAATCCCCAGGCTGTAGAGACAGCATATCAGGGAGAGGTCCAATCCATGCGTTGGATATTTGAGAACTGGACACTTGACAATATTGGTAGCTTGCATGAAACTAAAAAATTACTTGATGAAGAAAATCTTCAAGGTGGGGATGTGAGAGGCAAATCCTCCTtgtttgagcattcagtgtttgATGGTCAACACACAACAGTTGGTGAGAGACCAGGTCTAGTCAAAGGAGATGTTCGCACGGCTACCTGGTTATTTGAGACACAGTCTTTAGATTCAATCAGTAGGTCAAAAATGGAGGATGAGGAATTTGTGGAGGTCCTACTGAAGGAACCTATTCAGAAGGGAGATGTGAGAGGTGCACATCTCCTGTTTGAATCCAAGCCATTGGATGCCTTAGGCCGCTGCTGTTCTGTTGAAGATCAGCATTTCCTAACATTGAAATCAGAACTCCAGGAGCACAAAGGAGATGTGAAGAAAACTGTCAAGCTCTTCCAAGCAGATCCCTGTTGTGCACTTAGGGATAGCAGTGGTAATATCCATGAGATCAAGTCAATTTGCAGAGAGGAAATCCAGAGCAGTAACTTCAAAACAGCACGTTGGCTGTTTGAAACTCAACCGTTGGACCTCATTAATAAAGGAACAACTGGTGTGCAAATCATTCGGGGGATCTCCCTTGAGGAAGCCCAGAAGAGTGGTTTTGATAAGAAGAGATGGATGTTTGAGACCCAACCACTTGATGCAATTCAGGAAGGTGCTGTGGAAGAACAAAAATTTCAAGGAACAGTGGAGGACTTCTCGGGGGAAGCAGGTGTTTGCAACAAACTAAAGCTTTTTGAAAACCAGCCCCTGTTATCGCTTAAAGGAGAGTCCACAGGTGAAAGTTCAGAGAAGGAGACAATTGTTGGAGGAAATGTAGGGTCCACCTTATGGCTTTTTGAAACACAGCCCATGGACACTCTGAAAGACAGCTACGAGGTGGGACATCTCAAGAAATTTGTGGTGTCAAGCAATGAAAAAGGAGAGGTTAGAGACAAAAAGCAGCAGTTTGAGAAGTTCAGTTCTTGTAAAATGACACTTGACAGAAAGATCAAAGTTGAAGATGTTGAGAAAGGAGATGTAAATACTTTTAAGAACCTGTTTGAAACCATACCACTTAGTCACATCTCACCCTCTGAGAATGCACAAACTCAAGTCAATGACATTACTGCTGGGGACGTTAAAGGCAACTGTTCACTGTTCGAAACCATACCATTGTATGCAATTAAGGACTGTGCTGGAAATTTCCATGAGGTAACAACTGTCAGTCGAGAAGAATGCATAAAAGGGAATGTACAGAACTACAAATGGATGTTTGAGACAAAACCTTTAGACCAGTTTGAAGAGGGTAACGAAAAATTAGAGATCATCAAAGGCATTACAAGGCAAGAAGACATGATGGGTGATGTGAGAACAGCCAAATGGATGTTTGAAACACAATCTTTGGATTGCATACACTTAAAATTCAATCAGTCAGAAGTGGATTCAACTGTTCCACAGGAAGAATTACAAAAAGGTAATGTGAAGACATGCAAATGGCTGTTTGAGACACAACCGATGGACATTTTGTATGACAAATCAGAGAGAAACCAGGATGTACAAGTAGTGCCAAAAGCTAATGTAAAGTCACACACTTGGCTTTTTGAAACACAGCCATTGGATAACATTAAAGACAAAGAGGAATTCAGTTTGAAATTGTGCAGTACTGTGCAGGAAGATGTAAAAAATGACATGAATGTGAAAACAGTGAAACACCTTTTTGAAACTGAGACTTTAGACAAAATAACAAAGCGAACAGATTCGGTCCAAAATATACGATATGTCAGTCAAGTGGATGTCCAGTCTGGAGATGTCTCACGTGTCAAAGAAATCTTTGAATCCAAGTCACTCGATGAAATAGGAAGCGAGTGCATCAAAGAGTCAAACACTGAGGAGCAGAACAAAGAAATCCAGACAGAATCAGTCCACAAATTCACTTGGCTGTTTGAGAATCAGCCTATCAGTGACATCAATGAGAAGGAAGCTGGAATAACTCACAGAGTCAGTGATGTTGAGGGTGGTGATGTTGGAAGCAAGAAGTTCATTTTCGAAACGTTCTCTCTGGACAAAATCCAAGATAATGACCAACTTCTTGAGCACCAGTCAATGAGTGTTGAGAAGCCCATGAGCGGTAGCGTCAATGTAAAGTCCAGCACAATGCTGTTTGAATCCAAGCCTCTGTATGCTTTAAGAGACAAGGATGGACAGTTTCATGAAGTTACTACAGTAAAGAAAGAGGAAATGGTTAGAGGAGATGTAAGGGGAGCAAGGTGGATGTTTGAAACCAAACCACTTGATACCATTCAAGCAGACAAAGACATTTATGTTATCCGTGCAGTTACTCAGGAGGATGTGCTCAAGGGTGATGTGAAATCAGCACGATGGAAGTTTGAGACACAACCCCTGGACTCCTTCACCCCTCGTGAAGGGTCCTCAGTAAGGGTTGTGGATGAAATAGGCCACGGACAAAATGTGCAACAAAGCAAACAACATTTTGAGACTGAGCAAGTAGCCCAAAAGAACTATGTGAGAATGGTGAGTGTCACAGACATTCAACAAGGTGATGTACGCACTTCCACCTGGCTCTTTGAAAATCAACGATTTGATACTCTAAAAGGTGAGCCACATGAGCAGAATACCTTGCAAACTGTACATCGAGAGgataacacaaagggagatgtgaAACGATGCACTTGGTTATTCGAGTCACAGGCCctggataaaataaaaaacaatgaatcTACTGAAGAGTTTGTTTCATTGAAGGAAGAAATTCCAAAGGCAGATGTTAAAAGCACCACCTGGTTATTTGAGACCACACCACTGGACAAAATCACAGTGGAAAGCGTGACAGACATACTCTACCGCCTGTCCCATAAATCATTTATTCATTCGAATGGAATCATCATCCAGGCATATGATTATAAGTATGTAAACATGGCAAAATATCAGTTTGTAAACAATGAGGATCCCAAAGTTCAAAAGGAGGAAGTTGTTGAAGGAAACATCAGGAACATAATGCTACAGTTACTCTTCAGACCAAACCTGAAACCCAAAGTTGTTCTCCTTAAAGAGGATGAACAAGGCAAGGTGCACAGCACAGTGATTGAGATTCCGTTTCAACAGCCTGGATCTGCAGAAAACCCAGACGCAGAGTGCAAAACTCAAGAAGCTGCTAAAATAATTGAGAACTTGCTGGTGCAACAAAAAACAATCAAGACAGGCTTGGTAATACAAGAATCTGAAGGAGGCCAGACAGAGATGACAGTGTATTCCCTCCTGAGTCAAAGAAATATGACAACGGAGTCTTACGATGTCACTCGAGGAGACATCAAGTCCACAATTGGTAGCCTCCTTGCCTCAGTCCACAGCCAGCAGACCAAACCGCTTTGCAGATTGGAAGAAAATGAGAGGGGGAATGTTGATTTGTATAGAAACTGCATTGAAAAGGGTGACCTTTGTTACCTTAAAAGTCTACAGGAGGAGGAACCAACTTGCTCCTGGAGAGAGCAAATTGAAATTGTTCAAGGGGATGTAAATGAAGCAAAGAGGCACCTTAATCAACAAAGGGAAGAAGCTGAAAGAACCATCTTGGATGTCGTACCAGGAGATGTGAAGAGTGTTAAAAAGGTTTTCACAAAGGTCTGCACAGACCTTTCTGTTGGAAACTGCATACCAAAGGAGGAGATAGTCAGAGGTGATGTTCTGTCTGTGAAGCAGCAGCTTGATGAGGCACTCAAGCAGCCCTTCATGGTACAGAAAGAAGAAATCGTGTTTGGGGACATTAAAGCCACACTTGAATCCTTGGAACGGGCAAAGCAGCAAAGTTTGCATGTGGAACGTGAGGTCATCATACCAGGCACCATTTATGACCTGAATGTAGAAGCACAAGAAATGTGCTTGGATGAAAATGAAGGTAAATTAATGAAGAAGGAAATCATCTCAGGGGACGTTAAAGCAGCAAAAAGGTCCCTGGAGAGGGCAAAGAACCAAAGAATAGAGCGAGAACCTATCACTCCTGGAAAGTTATATAATCTAAACGGTAATCTAAATGAATTTTCTCAGGACCAAAATACCTCAACAGTGCAGCGGTCTACAACATCATCTATGAGTAACCAGCGGATTACTACAACATTTCGAAAGGTTAGTGAAACAGAGAAGGATCAGGGCTCCACAGAAAGAGCATGTCATCAGAATGAAGAGGGAAGGAGAGAAGATGCAATAGGTGTTAGTACAGAAAATGGCTCAACAATGCTAGAAAACAATCCTCAGTTTTCTGAGTTAGAGCCAGAAATTGTAAGAGGGGATGTGAAGGCTTCTATTCAGTCTTTACAAAGTGCTGCAACAGAGCAGAGAAGTTTAGACAGAGAGGAAATTGTTAGAGGTAACATGCAAGAGACTCTCCAGTCTCTGGAGAGGTCTAGCATTAACATTTCTAAAGGGGATTACAAGGCAGCAATGTTATATAGAAAATCTGGACAGTCTAACATACAGAGCAAAGTGAAAAATGACTCAGGAACTCAAGAATGCAAGAGTTTTGTTATACCTTTGCCTATTGCTGATGCTGAATTGTCTTCTTCGGTTTCAGTGACTGGCAGTGAGCATCTGACCGTCTTGACACTGAACTCAGAACCTATGATTAGTTACAACTTGGAGAAATCAAACCAGCTCTCTTGCACTTTTGCAAATCAAGGCGAACATCCACCACCTATCCCTCCAAAAAGCAGTCATCAGGTTAAAGATCAGAAACCAGTTATTCCACCAAAACCGCTGCATATCACCACTAATTCGGGAAGCCCATATATTTGTCCAAGCTCACCTGAACCTGTTATTAATCACCAACAGACTCCAGCAATCCCATCCAAACTGACACCCAGCAAGAAAACGTTCTTGCATAAAAATGAAACCTGGAATTTTGAATCCTCAGAGACTTCAAACAAAATTAAAGACAAATCATGCAACAGTTATGAACCAGTTGAAAGGACAAAAGATCCCATGGATCTTCAGAAAATGCAGTACACTCAGCAATGGCTTCAAAACTCCCACATGGAACATATGAACACCCCGTCGGTCAGTAAAATAGAGAATGTTGATGGCAGTTCTTTTGCTTGTGATGGAGCAGGAATAGAGAAAAATGTGATTCAGAAGATAAATGCTGCTGAAGAAATCAGGATGTGTATGCAGAGTTACTCAAAGGACAATGAAGAAGTGAACATAGGATTTAAGGTTGCACTTCAGAATTTCGGGGAAAGGAAAACAGCATCTGTAGGCAATACCTCATCTTTCCCAAAGAAAATTAAAGTTGTGACAAATGAAATCACCCCGAAACAAGATAAAGGCTTTAGAGAGAACACAAATGGAGTTGACCTACACTTGCACATAAAAGATAACAGAGGAGAGACCCCTGCAACACCCGAAAAACCGCCTTCAGAGTACAATCAAACCTGTAAAGAGCTTAATAACCCTGAGAAGAAAGTAGTTTTGAGAGaaaagaaaggaaggagagaGACTGAAGATGAGCGCCGCCAGAGGCTCTCCGTCCACAAAGAGGAGATTATGAGGGGCAATGTAAAAGCAGCCATGGAAATCTTTGAAAATCTAATGAGACGAGAGGAACTGAAAATAATTCTCTCAAAAGTTCAAGAAATAGAGGGGGAGACCTGTGAGGTGGATGTCAATTCTTTGAAGACATTGTTTGAGAATGTGCCTGCTTGGATTGCCAGTCCAACAAAGAACAGAAAACACAGATATGATCCAAGGAAGACGAGAGCTAGCAAAGAGAAAGAGGAGTTGAGAGATGATGTAGAGAGTGTTTCCTCTGTTGAGGCCGCATTTGAGGACCTCGAAAAGGCAAGCATGGACATTATAAACTTGAAAGAACAGACATTAGCTAAACTTTTGGACATAGAGGAGGCAATTAAAAAGGCTTTATATTCTGTCTCAAATTTGAAGTCTGAGGCAGATATTGCTGGCTTGTCAGGCCTATTTAGTGAATCCTTAAATGATGATAATGTCTCTCCAAGTACTAATAAAATTAGGAAAATAAGCATTGTGTCCAGCAAAGCAAACCCTGTACAATCTAAACTGGTAAAGAACACTGATAACAAGAATGAGAAACCAGAGCTGCCAAAAGAGGTACATCAACTTCAAATGGGAAAACTCCCTTCGTCCCCTTCCTTTATTTCTATTCATTCTGCTGCAAGAAAACCTGCAGAGTCACCCACACCAAAAACCCCACACTATTCTGTTGAGAAAAGCTATACCAGCCACATTTGCAGCCCTCAAAGTCCTAGAAGGAAAGTCagcattcttgaagtacaaacaGTTCCTGACGTTGCAAGTGGAATCATTGGAACTAAAACTGTCAGTGAGAAATATGAAGAGACAGATTGCTTCGGAAATAAATACTTCTCCTCCAAAAGATCTACATTTGTTACAAGACAGTCTGAGACAGAATTGTCCTCCTCATATGATGTAGTTACCAATCCAGGGAGGTATGAAGTAATGACTTCACCCATTTTGCAAAGGTCTGGCCACACCTATTCGTCAaattctctatgtaaaagcaaaGACAGCAAAGTGTTTGTTACTTTCAGTCATCCAAACACAGAAAAACATTAA